The following are encoded in a window of Manihot esculenta cultivar AM560-2 chromosome 8, M.esculenta_v8, whole genome shotgun sequence genomic DNA:
- the LOC110620653 gene encoding ankyrin repeat-containing protein NPR4, which produces MDRIGRLFKAAQMGDTDDLHSLIDEDELILSRSSLSDTADTALHIATLAGKLIFVEEVMARKSEAERPNADGFSPIHMASANGYAEIVRVFLSSDKQKMCHLRSGDGRTALHFAVITGSVDVISELIAAVPDCKNDLTAEGDSVFHLAVKNCQFEAFRRLVLMLKEINQQEMNEMLNAQDCNGNTILHLATSKKQHRIVKVLLGTDDAIAIDKVDVNLKNKNNLTALDMFDFPEKSTSEADANWKSIRRMLQDAGALQSQDIVILQHENPSVCFNCLPQKLRKYLSEQVSSFLTCELWLKLKREVKNSPSEMRSAVMVVAVLIATVTFQAVLSPPGGFQQPNDGQHSNGMAAISSDVVIFTALMLLNLVGFFSSIVMILMLLSGFPLKLLLRIAVLATTGSFLITIFYIGPTKLIVPFTVAMIMAAIVLLQVLLFIVWLGRRFVNFGSCCGASIIENNDGV; this is translated from the exons ATGGATCGAATTGGAAGGCTATTTAAGGCAGCACAAATGGGAGACACCGATGATCTACATTCCTTAATTGATGAGGATGAGCTGATTCTTTCTCGCAGTTCTCTATCTGACACAGCAGATACTGCGTTGCACATTGCAACATTAGCTGGAAAGCTTATTTTTGTGGAGGAGGTAATGGCCCGCAAGTCTGAAGCTGAGAGACCCAATGCAGATGGTTTTAGCCCAATTCATATGGCTTCGGCAAATGGGTATGCAGAGATAGTGCGAGTGTTCCTGTCAAGTGACAAGCAAAAGATGTGTCATCTCAGAAGTGGAGATGGAAGAACAGCACTTCATTTTGCTGTAATTACAGGGAGTGTTGACGTTATAAGTGAATTGATCGCAGCGGTTCCTGATTGCAAGAATGATTTGACTGCTGAGGGAGATTCTGTGTTTCACCTTGCAGTGAAGAACTGCCAGTTTGAGGCTTTTCGACGGCTTGTTCTTATGCTCAAGGAAATCAACCAACAAGAGATGAATGAGATGCTGAATGCTCAGGACTGCAATGGCAACACAATTCTTCATCTTGCAACCTCTAAAAAGCAGCACAGA ATTGTTAAAGTCCTGTTGGGTACGGATGATGCCATTGCTATAGATAAAGTGGACGTGAACCTCAAGAACAAGAACAATTTAACTGCGCTTGACATGTTTGATTTTCCAGAAAAGTCTACAAGTGAAGCAGATGCAAATTGGAAGAGCATCCGCAGAATGCTTCAAGATGCAGGAGCACTTCAAAGCCAAGACATTGTTATACTTCAACATGAGAATCCTAGTGTATGTTTCAATTGTCTTCCTCAGAAGCTGCGAAAGTATCTCTCGGAACAAGTTTCCTCCTTTCTTACATGTGAGCTCTGGTTGAAACTAAAAAGGGAAGTAAAAAATTCACCCTCAGAGATGCGAAGTGCAGTGATGGTGGTGGCAGTACTAATTGCAACTGTCACATTTCAAGCAGTTTTAAGCCCCCCAGGTGGTTTTCAACAACCCAATGATGGCCAACATTCAAACGGAATGGCTGCAATATCATCTGATGTCGTGATTTTCACTGCCCTTATGCTTTTGAATTTGGTCGGATTCTTTTCATCCATTGTTATGATTCTAATGCTCCTAAGTGGATTTCCTCTGAAGCTTCTGCTCCGGATTGCTGTCCTAGCCACAACTGGTAGCTTTCTGATCACTATATTTTACATTGGACCAACTAAACTCATTGTCCCTTTTACAGTGGCAATGATCATGGCTGCCATTGTTTTGCTGCAAGTCCTTCTCTTCATTGTTTGGCTAGGACGTAGATTTGTAAATTTTGGCAGTTGTTGTGGTGCTTCTATAATAGAAAACAATGATGGGGTATGA